From the Xenorhabdus ishibashii genome, one window contains:
- the ilvG gene encoding acetolactate synthase 2 catalytic subunit, which translates to MNGAQSVVEALRKQGIEKVFGYPGGAIMPVYDALYDGGVEHILCRHEQGAVMAAIGYARASGKPGVCIATSGPGATNLITGLADALLDSVPVVAITGQVSSEFIGTDAFQEIDILGMSLSCTKHSFLVDSLEKLPQIMADAFSIAMSDRPGPVLIDLPKDIQLAQGDFAPYLIPTSPNFSLPKQEIELARQLLASSQKPVLYVGGGVGMSGAVPELRDFVSETGVPVVSTLKGLGAADFEHECYLGMLGMHGTKAANLAVQSCDLLIAAGARFDDRVTGKLNTFAPNAKVIHLDIDPVEFNKLRQTHVSLLGDLKILLPHLQQPLSIQLWQQEIKQLKNEYAWRYDYQGESIYAPLLLKQVSELASSSTVITTDVGQHQMWAAQHMTFSQPENFITSSGLGTMGFGIPAAVGAQIARPEDMVICISGDGSFMMNVQELGTIKRKQLPIKLILLDNQRLGMVRQWQELFFDKRYSETILTDNPDFLTLAQAFGIQGQRITDKAQVNEALDALFNSEGAYLLHVSIDESENVWPLVPPGASNETMLEKSL; encoded by the coding sequence ATGAATGGGGCACAATCGGTTGTAGAAGCATTACGAAAACAGGGAATTGAAAAAGTTTTTGGTTATCCAGGCGGAGCAATCATGCCAGTCTATGATGCGTTGTATGATGGTGGTGTTGAGCACATATTGTGTCGCCATGAGCAGGGCGCGGTTATGGCAGCTATTGGTTATGCGAGGGCAAGTGGTAAGCCAGGAGTTTGCATCGCGACATCAGGGCCAGGAGCGACAAACTTAATTACGGGATTGGCTGACGCATTATTGGATTCCGTTCCTGTTGTCGCTATTACCGGCCAGGTGAGTTCTGAATTTATCGGGACAGATGCCTTTCAGGAAATCGATATACTGGGTATGTCTCTTTCTTGTACAAAACACAGTTTTCTTGTTGATTCACTGGAAAAATTACCCCAAATCATGGCCGATGCTTTCTCCATTGCCATGAGTGATCGCCCCGGCCCTGTTCTGATTGATTTACCAAAAGATATTCAGTTGGCTCAAGGTGATTTTGCCCCTTATTTAATACCGACATCTCCTAACTTCTCTCTCCCAAAACAAGAAATTGAGTTGGCTCGTCAATTGTTAGCTTCATCTCAGAAACCTGTTTTGTACGTGGGTGGCGGGGTTGGCATGTCTGGCGCTGTTCCTGAGTTACGTGATTTTGTATCTGAAACGGGTGTCCCCGTTGTTTCCACATTGAAAGGTTTGGGAGCCGCAGATTTTGAACATGAATGTTATTTGGGAATGTTAGGGATGCATGGTACTAAAGCTGCTAACCTTGCCGTTCAATCCTGTGATTTGTTAATTGCCGCTGGAGCGCGTTTTGATGATCGTGTTACAGGAAAGCTGAATACTTTTGCACCTAATGCCAAAGTGATTCATTTGGATATTGATCCTGTTGAATTCAATAAATTACGTCAGACTCATGTTTCATTATTGGGTGATTTAAAAATCTTATTGCCTCATTTACAGCAGCCTTTATCGATCCAGCTCTGGCAGCAAGAAATCAAACAATTAAAAAACGAATATGCATGGCGTTATGACTATCAGGGTGAAAGCATTTATGCTCCGTTACTGTTGAAGCAGGTTTCTGAACTTGCTTCGTCCAGTACGGTCATCACAACCGATGTTGGGCAGCATCAGATGTGGGCTGCTCAGCACATGACTTTTAGTCAGCCAGAAAATTTCATCACATCAAGTGGGTTAGGCACGATGGGGTTCGGCATTCCGGCGGCGGTTGGTGCCCAGATAGCTCGTCCTGAAGATATGGTTATCTGCATATCTGGTGACGGCTCCTTCATGATGAATGTTCAGGAATTAGGCACTATTAAACGCAAGCAATTGCCGATCAAACTGATCTTATTGGATAACCAAAGATTGGGTATGGTTCGTCAGTGGCAAGAGCTGTTTTTTGACAAACGTTATAGCGAAACGATCTTAACTGATAATCCTGATTTTCTCACGTTGGCGCAGGCTTTTGGTATTCAGGGACAGAGAATTACTGACAAAGCACAAGTGAATGAAGCATTAGATGCTTTGTTTAATAGTGAGGGCGCGTATTTATTACATGTATCTATTGATGAGTCAGAGAATGTCTGGCCATTGGTTCCACCAGGCGCAAGTAACGAAACCATGTTGGAGAAATCATTATGA
- a CDS encoding IlvGEDA operon leader peptide, which translates to MNAFVLVISLIISVVVIIPPCGAAFGRRTA; encoded by the coding sequence ATGAACGCATTTGTCCTAGTGATTAGCCTAATTATTAGCGTGGTGGTGATTATCCCACCGTGCGGGGCTGCATTTGGACGAAGAACGGCTTAG
- a CDS encoding YifB family Mg chelatase-like AAA ATPase, with amino-acid sequence MALAVIHTRATIGIDSPIVTIEAHISNGLPGLTLVGLPETTVKEARDRVRSALINSGFTYPPKRITVNLAPADLPKEGGRYDLPIAIAILAASEQITTGKLHNYEFLGELALSGEIRQVTGAIPAALSAKKAGRQLILSSENQAELAILSQNETLMANHLLQVCHFLQGENATLSSPSPIELQTESFVLDIQDIIGQEQAKRALEITAAGGHNLLLLGPPGTGKTMLASRLCGLLPPLTHQEALDVAAINSLAGCPVNPQKWHIRPFRAPHHSSSMAALVGGGSIPKPGEISLSHNGVLFLDELPEFNRSVLDALREPLESGEIVISRARAKVRFPAQVQLIAAMNPSPTGYHQGMHNRSSPHQVLRYLSKLSGPFLDRFDLSIEVPLLPPGILSQSSIKYGESSQEIKKRVTKARKIQIERCGRINAHLSSKQTENICKISMENAVFLENTLLKLGLSIRAWHRILRVSRTIADLKEQTKIEKPDIMEALSYRSMDRLLIQLQKQAG; translated from the coding sequence ATGGCACTAGCCGTTATTCATACACGGGCAACAATTGGTATCGATTCTCCTATCGTCACGATAGAAGCACATATCAGTAATGGCTTACCCGGTCTCACCCTTGTTGGTTTACCTGAAACGACCGTAAAAGAAGCCAGAGATCGTGTTCGAAGCGCTCTGATCAATAGTGGTTTTACTTATCCTCCCAAAAGGATTACCGTCAATTTAGCACCAGCAGATCTCCCCAAAGAAGGGGGAAGATATGATTTACCCATTGCTATTGCGATTTTAGCCGCATCGGAGCAAATCACGACAGGTAAGCTACATAATTATGAGTTTTTAGGTGAGTTAGCACTTTCTGGTGAAATACGGCAAGTTACGGGAGCAATTCCCGCAGCATTGAGTGCAAAAAAAGCAGGAAGACAACTTATCCTCTCCTCAGAAAACCAAGCTGAACTGGCAATTTTGTCTCAAAACGAAACGCTAATGGCAAATCATTTGCTGCAAGTTTGCCATTTTTTACAAGGAGAAAATGCGACCCTATCCTCTCCTTCTCCTATTGAACTACAGACTGAATCATTTGTTTTGGATATACAGGATATTATTGGGCAGGAACAAGCTAAACGGGCACTGGAGATCACAGCCGCTGGCGGTCATAATCTTCTGCTACTCGGCCCTCCAGGCACCGGCAAAACTATGCTTGCCAGCCGATTATGTGGTTTATTACCGCCATTGACGCATCAGGAAGCTCTAGACGTTGCTGCAATCAATAGCTTAGCGGGATGTCCAGTTAACCCTCAAAAATGGCATATACGCCCATTTAGAGCCCCTCATCACAGTTCATCAATGGCAGCTCTTGTTGGAGGGGGCTCAATACCTAAGCCGGGCGAAATTTCTCTTTCCCATAATGGTGTATTATTTCTAGACGAATTACCTGAATTTAACCGCAGTGTCCTTGATGCCCTGCGGGAACCGCTAGAATCTGGCGAAATAGTGATATCCCGTGCCAGAGCAAAAGTTCGTTTTCCTGCCCAGGTTCAATTGATTGCTGCCATGAACCCTAGCCCAACCGGCTATCATCAGGGGATGCATAACCGAAGTAGTCCACACCAAGTATTACGTTACCTCTCTAAACTGTCAGGCCCTTTTTTAGATCGTTTTGATCTCTCTATTGAAGTTCCGCTACTTCCGCCAGGAATTTTAAGTCAATCATCAATAAAATATGGAGAAAGTAGTCAAGAAATCAAAAAACGCGTAACAAAGGCAAGAAAAATACAAATAGAACGGTGTGGGCGCATTAATGCTCATCTCAGTAGCAAACAAACTGAAAATATTTGCAAAATTAGCATGGAAAATGCCGTTTTTCTGGAAAATACTTTATTAAAATTAGGGCTATCTATACGTGCCTGGCACAGAATACTTAGAGTTTCTCGCACAATTGCAGACTTAAAAGAGCAAACAAAAATAGAAAAACCAGATATTATGGAAGCGCTCAGCTACCGAAGTATGGATAGGTTACTTATTCAATTACAGAAGCAGGCTGGATAA
- a CDS encoding DUF413 domain-containing protein, with protein MAESFITTNRFFDNKNYPRGFSRHGDFTIKEAQLLERYGHAFNELDLGKREPQTEEEKLFVAVCRGERAPATTEEKVWTKYLEKISRPKRFHTLSGGKPQLDSSEDYTDTDD; from the coding sequence ATGGCTGAAAGCTTCATCACGACTAATCGTTTTTTTGATAATAAAAATTATCCACGAGGATTTTCCCGTCATGGTGATTTCACCATCAAAGAGGCTCAATTGTTAGAACGTTATGGTCATGCGTTCAATGAATTGGACCTTGGTAAACGTGAACCTCAAACAGAAGAGGAGAAACTGTTTGTTGCAGTTTGCCGTGGTGAACGTGCACCTGCAACGACAGAGGAAAAGGTGTGGACTAAGTATTTGGAAAAAATTAGCCGTCCAAAACGTTTTCATACTCTTTCCGGTGGAAAACCTCAGCTTGATTCTTCTGAGGACTATACCGATACGGATGATTAA